A single window of Pseudomonas lijiangensis DNA harbors:
- the accC gene encoding acetyl-CoA carboxylase biotin carboxylase subunit: MLEKVLIANRGEIALRILRACKELGIKTVAVHSTADRELMHLGLADETVCIGPAPANLSYLNIPAIISAAELTGATAIHPGYGFLAENADFAEQVEKSGFAFIGPKADTIRLMGDKVSAKDAMKRANVPTVPGSDGPLPEDEETALRIGREVGYPVIIKAAGGGGGRGMRVVHREEDLIEAASQTRAEAAAWFSNPMVYLEKYLTNPRHVEVQVISDGQGNAIHLGDRDCSLQRRHQKVLEEAPAPFIDEDARKEVLQSCVQACIDIGYRGAGTFEFLYENGRFYFIEMNTRVQVEHPVSEMVTGIDIVKEMLSIAAGNKLSYTQDDVVITGHALECRINAEDPKTFIPSPGLVKHFHAPGGNGIRVDSHLYSGYKVPSNYDSLIGKLITWGATRDEAMARMRNALDEIVVDGIKTNIPLHRDLTRDEGFCEGGVNIHYLEHKLANQ; this comes from the coding sequence ATGTTGGAAAAAGTTCTGATCGCCAACCGCGGCGAAATTGCCTTGCGCATCCTGCGTGCCTGTAAGGAACTGGGCATCAAGACCGTCGCTGTACATTCCACGGCAGATCGCGAGTTGATGCACCTGGGTCTGGCAGACGAAACCGTCTGCATCGGCCCGGCTCCAGCCAACCTGTCCTACCTGAATATCCCGGCAATCATCTCGGCAGCCGAACTGACCGGCGCCACGGCGATTCACCCGGGCTACGGCTTCCTCGCGGAAAACGCGGATTTCGCCGAGCAGGTAGAGAAGTCGGGCTTCGCCTTCATTGGTCCGAAAGCAGACACCATCCGCCTGATGGGCGACAAGGTTTCCGCCAAGGACGCCATGAAGCGCGCCAACGTGCCGACGGTTCCAGGTTCTGACGGCCCGCTGCCGGAAGACGAAGAAACCGCACTGCGCATCGGTCGTGAAGTCGGCTATCCGGTGATCATCAAGGCCGCCGGTGGTGGTGGTGGTCGCGGCATGCGCGTGGTTCACCGTGAGGAAGACCTGATCGAAGCTGCCAGCCAGACCCGCGCCGAAGCGGCTGCCTGGTTCAGCAACCCGATGGTCTACCTGGAAAAGTACCTGACCAACCCACGTCACGTGGAAGTCCAGGTCATTTCCGACGGCCAGGGCAATGCGATTCACCTGGGCGACCGTGACTGCTCGCTGCAACGCCGTCACCAGAAAGTCCTGGAAGAAGCACCGGCACCGTTCATCGACGAAGACGCGCGCAAGGAAGTACTGCAAAGCTGCGTTCAGGCCTGTATCGACATCGGCTACCGTGGCGCAGGCACTTTCGAGTTCCTGTACGAAAACGGCCGTTTCTACTTCATCGAAATGAACACTCGTGTTCAGGTAGAGCACCCGGTTTCGGAAATGGTCACCGGTATCGACATCGTCAAGGAGATGCTGAGCATCGCCGCCGGCAACAAACTGTCGTACACCCAGGATGACGTTGTCATCACAGGTCATGCGCTGGAATGCCGGATCAACGCTGAAGATCCGAAAACCTTCATTCCGAGCCCGGGCCTGGTCAAGCACTTCCACGCGCCAGGCGGCAACGGCATACGTGTCGATTCGCACCTGTACAGCGGATACAAGGTTCCCTCGAACTACGACTCCTTGATCGGCAAGCTGATCACCTGGGGCGCGACCCGCGACGAAGCCATGGCACGCATGCGCAATGCCCTGGACGAAATCGTGGTCGACGGGATCAAGACCAATATCCCGCTGCATCGCGATCTGACCCGTGATGAAGGCTTCTGCGAAGGCGGAGTCAACATCCACTATCTGGAACACAAACTGGCCAATCAATAA
- a CDS encoding protein-disulfide reductase DsbD has protein sequence MRRLLCLMLLILALPAFGTSLLDSRPAPTLGGTSLDNSKEFLPVREAFKLSLIETTPQSIKLRFVATDGYYLYRHRFQFRTEPADIGLGEAQLPPGEKKHDEYFGDVEVYHGILDIDLPRKPGEERPFVLSVSYQGCADKGLCYPPETERLNIGDVPADTASTTGQQAWSWKELALFFLAGIGLTFTPCVLPMLPILSGVVLRGQVGGLRGLNLSLAYILPMALCFALLGALMGMFGAGLNLQARLQSAWVLVPFSLFFVLFAVAMFGVFELRLPQAISNRLDRIAGKTEGGSLWGAAVLGVVSSLLVSPCVSAPLAGALLYISASGDALGGGLKLFALGLGMGAPLLLVATGGAAWLPKSGPWLVTVKNAIGVLLLGLAIGLLSRVLPGQVTLLLIGILCAGVALFLGTLELSAKSPRQKLAQLLGLLLLVYALACWYGALSGQTDPTRPLGRPQAALNNGTVLPTSSQWQTITTSAELERALSEARNAAKPLLLDWYADWCISCKVIEHEVLPDPGVVEKLAGYSLIRFDMTDSNAEQRALLDRYKLFGPPALLFFSKSGEELENVRVIGEIDAPAFIERINRANDPK, from the coding sequence ATGCGCCGTTTGTTATGCCTGATGCTGTTGATCCTGGCCCTGCCCGCTTTCGGGACCAGCCTGCTGGACAGTCGCCCCGCACCGACACTGGGTGGCACCTCACTGGATAACAGCAAGGAATTCCTGCCTGTACGCGAGGCATTCAAACTGAGCCTGATCGAAACGACTCCGCAATCGATCAAGTTGCGCTTCGTCGCCACCGACGGTTATTACCTGTATCGCCATCGTTTCCAGTTCCGCACCGAACCCGCTGACATTGGCCTGGGCGAAGCGCAACTGCCTCCCGGCGAAAAGAAGCACGACGAGTACTTTGGCGACGTCGAGGTCTATCACGGCATTCTCGATATCGACCTGCCCCGCAAGCCCGGCGAAGAGCGCCCCTTTGTCCTGAGCGTGAGCTACCAGGGCTGCGCCGACAAAGGCCTGTGCTATCCCCCGGAAACCGAACGCCTGAATATTGGTGATGTGCCCGCCGACACGGCTTCAACAACCGGCCAGCAGGCCTGGAGCTGGAAAGAACTGGCACTGTTTTTCCTCGCAGGTATCGGCCTGACCTTCACCCCTTGCGTGCTGCCGATGCTGCCGATTCTTTCCGGCGTGGTCCTGCGGGGTCAGGTCGGCGGGCTGCGCGGCCTGAACCTGTCACTGGCCTACATACTGCCGATGGCTCTGTGCTTCGCCTTGCTGGGTGCATTGATGGGCATGTTCGGCGCAGGACTGAACCTGCAGGCACGCCTGCAATCGGCCTGGGTGCTGGTGCCGTTCTCGCTGTTCTTCGTGCTGTTTGCGGTGGCGATGTTTGGCGTCTTCGAATTGCGCCTCCCTCAGGCCATCAGCAACCGGCTGGATCGTATTGCCGGCAAGACTGAAGGCGGCTCGCTGTGGGGCGCCGCCGTACTGGGTGTGGTTTCCAGCCTGCTGGTATCGCCTTGTGTCTCGGCGCCACTGGCCGGTGCGCTGCTTTATATAAGTGCCAGCGGCGATGCACTGGGCGGCGGTTTGAAACTGTTTGCCCTGGGCCTGGGCATGGGAGCGCCGCTGTTGCTGGTCGCGACCGGCGGTGCGGCCTGGCTGCCTAAAAGCGGCCCGTGGCTGGTGACCGTGAAAAACGCCATTGGCGTGCTGCTGCTGGGTCTGGCCATAGGCTTGCTGAGCCGTGTATTGCCGGGTCAGGTCACGTTGCTGCTGATCGGCATTCTGTGTGCCGGCGTCGCGCTGTTCCTCGGCACACTGGAACTCAGTGCAAAATCTCCACGACAAAAACTCGCACAACTGCTCGGCCTGCTTTTGTTGGTCTACGCTCTGGCATGCTGGTACGGCGCATTGAGCGGGCAGACCGACCCGACTCGTCCACTGGGACGCCCGCAAGCGGCCCTCAATAACGGCACGGTATTACCAACGTCATCCCAATGGCAGACCATCACCACGTCTGCCGAACTGGAGCGTGCCCTCAGCGAAGCCAGAAATGCAGCTAAACCCTTGCTGCTCGACTGGTATGCCGACTGGTGCATCAGTTGCAAGGTGATCGAGCACGAAGTCCTGCCCGATCCGGGCGTCGTCGAGAAACTGGCAGGCTACAGCCTGATCCGTTTCGACATGACAGACAGCAATGCAGAACAACGAGCCCTGCTTGACCGCTACAAGCTGTTCGGACCACCCGCGTTGTTATTTTTCAGTAAAAGCGGCGAAGAACTGGAAAATGTCCGGGTTATCGGTGAAATCGACGCCCCTGCCTTCATTGAGCGCATAAATAGAGCAAATGACCCAAAATAG
- the aroQ gene encoding type II 3-dehydroquinate dehydratase, with protein MATFLVLHGPNLNLLGTREPGIYGAVTLAQINQDLERRARDAGHHLMYLQSNAEYELIDRIHAARTEGVDFILINPAAFTHTSVAIRDALLGVSIPFIEVHLSNVHKREPFRHHSYFSDAAVGVICGLGASGYRLALEAALEQLAVSSKP; from the coding sequence ATGGCGACTTTCCTGGTACTGCACGGCCCCAACCTGAATCTGCTCGGTACTCGCGAGCCCGGGATATATGGCGCAGTGACCCTGGCTCAAATCAACCAGGATCTGGAACGGCGCGCTCGCGACGCCGGTCACCATCTGATGTACCTGCAAAGCAACGCCGAGTACGAATTGATCGACCGGATCCATGCCGCCCGCACGGAAGGCGTGGACTTCATTCTGATCAATCCGGCTGCTTTTACACATACAAGTGTGGCAATACGTGACGCGTTGCTGGGAGTGAGCATCCCATTCATCGAAGTGCATTTATCAAACGTGCACAAACGCGAACCTTTCCGCCATCACTCCTACTTTTCAGATGCTGCTGTAGGAGTGATCTGCGGCCTTGGCGCCAGCGGTTACCGACTGGCCCTGGAGGCCGCCCTGGAACAATTGGCCGTTAGCTCCAAGCCATGA
- a CDS encoding DUF3426 domain-containing protein, whose translation MTDSFVTQCPHCQTSFRVSHAQLSVARGVVRCGACLQVFNAARQLLEQRSVDEADITPPPGQKIVTPEVVEQAPAALIAEPLPEPTQTTSEDDDPWKVSEFDLDNLDLDEELARLEQREIQLADNFGKPNARNNDATLTAQRDHSETEEGTWVGSLRNDDVSQLPEIQAEVVSTTEQAPEPEHEDEPEQPSGRERTEPSLSLTPVDLDDDQPALSARKQPASESTERWSARDDDEDDHDDDHEPTIDPRGKRARNEPAVRDQALLDLTDDPLQLDWQRPKPRWGRRLLWSLLVLLALAGLAGQYIWYHFDHLARQDQYRPWFQQICPKIDCKVPSKVDINLLKSSNLVVRSHPEFQGALVVDAIIYNRASFSQPFPLLELRFADTSGQLIASRRFKPGEYLSGEMAGKEEMPPQTPIHIALDILDPGAKAVNYSLNFRSPE comes from the coding sequence ATGACCGACAGCTTCGTCACCCAGTGCCCACACTGCCAAACCAGTTTCAGAGTCAGCCACGCCCAACTGAGCGTGGCCCGCGGCGTGGTGCGCTGCGGTGCCTGCCTGCAGGTCTTCAATGCCGCCCGGCAATTGCTGGAACAGCGCTCGGTCGACGAAGCCGACATCACGCCACCGCCCGGGCAGAAAATCGTCACCCCTGAAGTCGTCGAGCAAGCGCCTGCCGCGCTGATTGCCGAGCCACTTCCCGAGCCGACGCAAACCACTTCGGAAGATGACGATCCCTGGAAAGTCAGCGAGTTCGACCTGGACAACCTGGACCTGGACGAAGAACTCGCCCGGCTCGAGCAGCGGGAAATCCAGCTGGCCGACAATTTCGGCAAGCCGAACGCACGCAACAACGATGCAACGTTGACGGCCCAGCGTGATCACTCGGAAACCGAAGAAGGCACATGGGTCGGCAGTCTACGCAACGACGATGTCAGCCAGTTGCCGGAAATCCAGGCCGAGGTGGTCAGCACCACGGAGCAGGCTCCTGAGCCGGAGCATGAAGACGAACCCGAGCAGCCTTCCGGCCGCGAGCGGACCGAGCCTTCATTGTCATTGACCCCTGTCGATCTGGACGATGATCAGCCAGCACTCAGCGCCCGCAAGCAGCCCGCCAGCGAGAGCACAGAGCGCTGGTCGGCACGGGATGACGACGAAGACGATCACGACGATGACCACGAGCCGACAATCGACCCTCGCGGCAAACGCGCCCGAAACGAACCGGCGGTCCGCGATCAGGCTCTTCTGGACCTGACCGATGACCCGCTGCAACTGGACTGGCAGCGCCCCAAGCCACGCTGGGGCCGTCGTCTGCTCTGGAGCCTGCTGGTTTTGCTCGCGCTTGCTGGCTTGGCAGGCCAGTACATCTGGTATCACTTCGACCATCTGGCCAGACAGGATCAATATCGCCCCTGGTTCCAGCAGATCTGCCCGAAGATCGACTGCAAGGTGCCCTCCAAGGTCGATATCAACCTGCTCAAGAGCAGCAATCTGGTGGTACGCAGTCATCCCGAGTTCCAGGGTGCTCTGGTGGTGGACGCCATCATTTACAACCGCGCCTCTTTCTCCCAGCCCTTTCCGCTCCTTGAGCTGAGATTTGCCGATACCAGCGGTCAGCTCATTGCCAGTCGTCGGTTCAAGCCGGGCGAATACCTGAGCGGCGAAATGGCTGGCAAGGAAGAGATGCCACCCCAGACACCTATCCATATTGCGCTGGATATTCTCGATCCTGGCGCGAAAGCCGTGAATTACAGCCTGAACTTCCGATCACCGGAATAA
- the prmA gene encoding 50S ribosomal protein L11 methyltransferase, with product MPWLQVRLAISPEQAETYEDALLEVGAVSVTFMDAEDQPIFEPELNTTPLWAHTHLLALFEADTDADLALAHLRLLIDAELPEHTAEVIEDQDWERSWMDNFQPMRFGQRLWIVPSWHAAPEPDAVNLLLDPGLAFGTGTHPTTALCLEWLDGQDLKGCNVLDFGCGSGILAIAALLLGAEQAVGTDIDVQALEASRDNAGRNNIAAERFPLYLPEDMPQQQADVLVANILAGPLVSLAPQLATLVKTGGRLALSGILAEQGPEVAAAYAATFDLDPIANRDGWVRITGRRR from the coding sequence ATGCCTTGGCTGCAAGTCCGCCTCGCCATCAGCCCAGAACAAGCCGAAACCTACGAGGACGCGCTGCTTGAAGTCGGCGCCGTATCCGTGACCTTCATGGATGCCGAAGACCAGCCGATTTTCGAGCCAGAACTCAATACCACGCCACTGTGGGCACACACCCACCTGCTGGCCCTGTTCGAAGCCGATACCGACGCCGATCTGGCCCTGGCGCACCTGCGCCTGCTGATCGACGCCGAACTGCCCGAGCACACCGCCGAAGTCATCGAAGACCAGGACTGGGAACGCAGCTGGATGGACAACTTCCAGCCAATGCGCTTCGGCCAGCGCCTGTGGATCGTCCCGAGCTGGCATGCCGCACCCGAGCCTGACGCCGTGAACCTGCTGCTCGATCCGGGTCTGGCATTCGGTACCGGCACCCACCCCACCACGGCGCTGTGCCTGGAATGGCTGGACGGTCAGGACCTCAAAGGCTGCAACGTGCTGGACTTCGGTTGCGGTTCGGGCATTCTGGCCATCGCTGCACTGTTGCTGGGCGCAGAGCAGGCCGTCGGCACCGATATCGACGTCCAGGCGCTCGAAGCCTCTCGCGACAACGCCGGGCGCAACAACATCGCAGCCGAACGTTTCCCGCTTTACCTGCCTGAAGACATGCCTCAGCAGCAAGCTGACGTACTGGTCGCCAACATCCTGGCCGGTCCGCTGGTATCGCTGGCTCCGCAACTGGCAACCCTGGTCAAGACCGGTGGTCGCCTGGCGCTCTCCGGCATCCTTGCAGAACAAGGCCCGGAAGTGGCAGCCGCCTATGCTGCTACATTCGACCTGGACCCTATCGCCAACCGTGATGGCTGGGTACGCATCACAGGTCGTCGCCGTTAA
- the accB gene encoding acetyl-CoA carboxylase biotin carboxyl carrier protein: MDIRKVKKLIELLEESGIDELEIREGEESVRISRHSKTPAQPYYAPAPVAAPVAAPAAPVAAAAAEAPSAPKLNGHVVKSPMVGTFYRTPAPTSPAFVEVGQTVKKGDTICIVEAMKMMNHIQAEASGVIESILVENGQPVEFDQPLFTIV, translated from the coding sequence ATGGATATTCGCAAAGTCAAGAAACTGATCGAACTGCTGGAAGAATCCGGTATCGACGAGTTGGAGATCCGTGAAGGCGAAGAATCCGTACGGATCAGTCGTCACAGCAAGACTCCGGCACAACCGTATTACGCGCCAGCTCCAGTGGCTGCACCTGTAGCTGCTCCGGCCGCACCGGTTGCCGCTGCCGCCGCAGAAGCACCTTCGGCTCCAAAGCTGAACGGTCACGTGGTCAAGTCGCCGATGGTCGGTACTTTCTACCGCACCCCTGCTCCTACTTCGCCTGCATTCGTCGAAGTCGGCCAGACCGTCAAGAAAGGCGACACCATCTGCATCGTCGAAGCGATGAAAATGATGAACCACATCCAGGCAGAAGCCAGCGGCGTCATCGAATCCATCCTGGTAGAAAACGGTCAGCCGGTTGAATTTGACCAGCCGCTGTTCACTATCGTTTGA